The Kosmotoga olearia TBF 19.5.1 sequence TTTTTTGGCTTCTTTGCGAGAGCACTTATAACAAATGCTATAACAAAACCTATGGTGAACACCGTTACAACTATGATTGAATCCCATTTTCCGGTTGAAGCAAAGATTTCAGAAAAGGTTGTTTTTATCGTGGCGATTCCAACCTGTTCACTTATTTTATTCGTGAATGATATAGCGTTGCTGGGAAGTATTCCCCAGAATATCGTTAGAAGAGTGAGAACCATCATAGATACCAGCATCGGTATCGGTGCCTCTTTTATGTTCTTATGTTGTGGTTTCAACTGTCCAAGGAATATGCCGGCAAGAGGTTTGAACACGTACATGAAAGAACCGATGCTTCCAAAGAACGCCATAAAAGCAAGGAATGGTAAACCATTACGTACCAATTGTTGGTATATCAACCATTTCGAAGCGAAGCCACTCATTGGTGGTATCCCGGCAATGGAGATTATTGCTACAAGATAAGCCGTGAAAGTGAAAGGCATTCTGAAAATCAAACCACCCATTTCGTGCATCTTAGTTGTTCCTGTTCGATGAGCAACAGCCGCTATGGCGAGAAACATAGCTGAAGAGGCAAGCGCGTGATTTAGAACATGCATCAATCCCCCAGCAGTGGCATACGGCCCGCCTATGGCTAGTGCCATCAAAATATATCCGGAATTACTTACTGTAGAAAAAGCGATCAATTGCTTGGCGTCTTCCATTCGGATTGCCATCACCGTACCGACGATTATCGAGATGCCACTTAGAAGGGCGAGTATATAGTTTGGCAGCGGAATTCCCTGAACCTCAGGCATCCATGCAAAAAATTTAGTCGATGGAAGTACCGCAACGACGATGAACATCAAGAAAGCTCCCATTTTCGTTAAAGCTCCTGATAGTATAGAGCTGAATTCGTCCGGAGCGGAGGAATGTGCTCCCCTCAACCAGATGTGCAATGGAAAACTTCCAGCTTTTGCAAAAGCCATTACCGCTAATAAAATGAAGATTAACAGTTGAAATCCTCCAGAAGTTTTCATAAGTTCATTTGCAACATCTGTATAGATGAGCGTTCCAAAGCGGTTGTAAAGAAGAAATACTGCGTACATCATTGAATAGGTTCCTATTGAACCGACTGCTACATACTTGAGAGCTTCCTTCCAGGCTATCTTTTTATCGAGGACAATCATGATCAATGAGGACCATGTTGTTAACTCCCAAAATATAAGTAATGTCAGGAAATCATTCGATAGCATACTTCCGATTACACCGGTACTTACAAGACTCAAAAGCATTAACTTCATTTCTTTCTTTTTCTTGATCGAAAGCATGAATACCGCAGTCATTGAGATTATTAGCATAGTAACTGAGGCAAAAAATCTATTCAAGATAGAGGCATTGAACGTCAGTTCGAGGTTGGAAAAAATTCTCAATCCCGAATGCTCGGGAATATAGATCCAGTTAAAAAATATCGCAGAAAATGCGAAAAGCTGTATCAACGCATAAACCGTATATGCGAAGTTTTTGTTTACTTTTGCCAGAAGGTATAGAATCGGTGCTGATATCAAACTAATTGTCAGGAGAACGGTTAAACTCATTCAAATCCCTCCCAGAAGAACCGTAGAAGCATAGGATAAGCTATCGAGTATGGCTGTTCCAGCTTTTTCAAATACTTCAAAAGCTCCTTGTGAAGCTATTCCTAGAATAATTATCATGACAACGAGTATCGAACCTGCTATCAGCGTTCTTACTGGCAATTTTTTGTGTATACTATCGGCGGTATCTGGTCGATAGATGTTGAAAATCCATCTAAAATAATAAACAGCTTCTATTAAAGCGGTTACAAGGAAAACGACTGGTACCCAGAGGTTATAGCTTATGGTCGATTCGATTATCAGCAATTTAGCTCTGAATCCAAAAAACAGGGGCATTCCGATTACAGAGAGCGCTCCTGCTGTGAACAACAAAGCTGAGATTCGGGATTTACTTGCGAAAGCCGCTACCTTTTCAAAAGAGTCATCGGAAATTGTAGAGATTATATATCCAGCTATGGAGAAGAGGATCAATTTGGAAATCGAGTTGTTTATCAACAGCATGAAAGCGCCTGTCATCGAACTTTCAGTTCCAATCCCGATCAGCAGAAGTGCGAGCCCTGCCTGAGCTATACTCGAATAAGCGAGCATTCTTTTTAATTTTTTCTGGCTAAATGCAATGACTTCGCCAATTACCACCGTGAGCAACCCAAGAATTA is a genomic window containing:
- a CDS encoding proton-conducting transporter membrane subunit, producing the protein MSLTVLLTISLISAPILYLLAKVNKNFAYTVYALIQLFAFSAIFFNWIYIPEHSGLRIFSNLELTFNASILNRFFASVTMLIISMTAVFMLSIKKKKEMKLMLLSLVSTGVIGSMLSNDFLTLLIFWELTTWSSLIMIVLDKKIAWKEALKYVAVGSIGTYSMMYAVFLLYNRFGTLIYTDVANELMKTSGGFQLLIFILLAVMAFAKAGSFPLHIWLRGAHSSAPDEFSSILSGALTKMGAFLMFIVVAVLPSTKFFAWMPEVQGIPLPNYILALLSGISIIVGTVMAIRMEDAKQLIAFSTVSNSGYILMALAIGGPYATAGGLMHVLNHALASSAMFLAIAAVAHRTGTTKMHEMGGLIFRMPFTFTAYLVAIISIAGIPPMSGFASKWLIYQQLVRNGLPFLAFMAFFGSIGSFMYVFKPLAGIFLGQLKPQHKNIKEAPIPMLVSMMVLTLLTIFWGILPSNAISFTNKISEQVGIATIKTTFSEIFASTGKWDSIIVVTVFTIGFVIAFVISALAKKPKKVDLMDTYTGGEFIYTAELYHFSYKMYRSFDRMFERWPLMEKWLENTSYKLRELGAFFRSLFYPSSPQGYVTLSILAILTAYWWLR